In Marinobacter alexandrii, a single window of DNA contains:
- the groL gene encoding chaperonin GroEL (60 kDa chaperone family; promotes refolding of misfolded polypeptides especially under stressful conditions; forms two stacked rings of heptamers to form a barrel-shaped 14mer; ends can be capped by GroES; misfolded proteins enter the barrel where they are refolded when GroES binds): MMAKDIFFNTDARDSIKKGVDVLADAVKVTLGPKGRNVILDKKFGAPNVTKDGVSVAKEIELKEPIENMGAQLVKEVASKTADDAGDGTTTATVLTQAIFGHGIKNVAAGANPMDLKRGIDKAVTAVVENLKKQSKNIKTNDEISQVASVSANNDSEIGTMIANAMEKVGKDGVITVEEAKGTETEVKTVEGMQFDRGYLSPYFVTNTDKMEAELESPYILIYDKKVSNMKELLPILEATAQTGKPLLIIAEDVEGEALATLVVNKIRGSLKIAAVKAPGFGDRRKAMLEDIAILTGGTVISEERGYKLESATIDYLGTADKINIDKDNTTIVNGAGKKADITARVNQIKQQVENTTSDYDKEKLQERLAKLSGGVAILYIGAATEVEMKEKKDRVDDALHATRAAVQEGIVAGGGVALIRAMSSLDKLELENEDQNTGVTIIRNAIQAPLRTIVENAGGEASVVVNEVLAGKADYGFNAANGEYVNMFKAGIIDPTKVTRLALENAASIASLLLTTECVVAEEPEKEGAAPMPPMPGGGMGGMM, translated from the coding sequence TCTTTAATACCGACGCAAGAGATAGCATCAAAAAAGGTGTTGATGTACTTGCTGACGCAGTTAAAGTAACCCTAGGACCAAAAGGAAGGAATGTAATTCTTGACAAGAAATTTGGTGCACCTAACGTAACGAAAGATGGTGTTTCTGTAGCAAAAGAAATTGAGCTGAAAGAGCCAATCGAGAATATGGGCGCTCAGCTTGTAAAGGAAGTAGCTTCGAAAACTGCTGATGATGCAGGAGACGGAACTACTACTGCTACAGTTTTGACTCAGGCCATTTTTGGTCACGGAATTAAAAACGTAGCTGCAGGTGCAAACCCAATGGACTTAAAAAGAGGTATTGACAAGGCTGTTACAGCTGTTGTTGAGAACCTTAAAAAGCAGTCTAAAAACATCAAAACAAACGATGAAATCTCTCAAGTAGCATCAGTTTCCGCAAATAATGATTCGGAAATCGGTACTATGATTGCCAATGCGATGGAGAAAGTTGGAAAAGATGGCGTAATCACTGTTGAAGAAGCAAAAGGAACTGAAACTGAAGTGAAGACTGTAGAAGGTATGCAGTTTGACAGAGGGTACCTTTCTCCTTACTTTGTAACCAACACGGACAAGATGGAAGCTGAGTTGGAAAGCCCTTACATCTTGATTTACGATAAGAAGGTTTCTAACATGAAAGAACTTCTTCCTATTCTTGAAGCAACAGCTCAAACTGGCAAGCCATTGTTGATTATTGCTGAGGATGTAGAAGGAGAAGCTCTTGCAACTCTTGTAGTAAACAAAATCAGAGGTTCTCTAAAAATTGCAGCGGTAAAAGCTCCAGGATTTGGTGATAGAAGAAAAGCAATGCTTGAAGATATTGCTATTCTTACCGGAGGTACTGTGATTTCTGAAGAAAGAGGTTACAAACTAGAGAGTGCAACTATAGATTACCTAGGTACAGCTGATAAAATCAACATCGATAAAGACAACACAACGATTGTTAACGGTGCTGGGAAAAAAGCTGATATCACTGCAAGAGTGAATCAAATCAAACAGCAAGTAGAGAACACTACTTCTGATTATGATAAAGAAAAACTTCAGGAACGACTTGCTAAGCTTTCTGGTGGAGTAGCTATCCTTTATATAGGAGCTGCTACTGAAGTAGAGATGAAGGAGAAAAAGGACAGAGTGGATGATGCACTTCACGCGACCAGAGCTGCTGTACAAGAAGGAATCGTAGCTGGTGGAGGAGTAGCCCTTATCAGAGCAATGAGTTCTTTAGATAAGTTGGAGCTTGAAAACGAAGATCAAAACACAGGTGTGACAATCATTAGAAATGCTATCCAAGCACCTCTAAGAACGATTGTAGAAAATGCTGGTGGTGAAGCTTCCGTTGTGGTAAATGAAGTATTAGCTGGAAAGGCTGATTATGGATTCAACGCTGCGAATGGCGAATATGTAAACATGTTCAAAGCAGGTATCATAGATCCTACAAAAGTGACAAGACTAGCTCTTGAAAATGCTGCTTCTATTG